The genomic stretch CACCCCGCTGATCCGTCGCTCCGTCTCGGTGGCCCGGTCGCAACCGATCGCCCCGGGAAAATCGAGCTATGCATGCTCACCGGAAGGACACGACGACTCCTCTCCGCTGCCCTAGAGGGAGATCCGGAAGATGGCTTCGTCAGCACGCGCCGTCCAACGAGCCGCTGAAGCTGACGGCCGCGGGCTTCAGTCGCGCGGGTGGCCGTGCTCGACACGAATCGTGGTAGCATCACGCGAGGCCGCAGCTTAGCGGCCATCCGTTAGGCACACGAACGGGAGCTCGGAGACACCGGTATGACTGACGCTGACATTCGCGACATGGTTCGTGGCGGCGAAGGCCCCACCGTAGAGTTCAAGGCAGTTGTCCCTGATGTCCGTGCTTTCGCCAGGCTGCTTGCCTCGTTCGCGAACGCAGAAGGCGGCACGGTTCTCATCGGCGTCGCAGACGATTCGCGAATCGTGGGGACCGACACGAATTCGCTCGCCGCCAAGGTCTCTGAGGTCCTCAAGCTTCTTCGTCCAGAGCCTCGCACTTCGGTGACGACAGTAGTTGTCGACGGCGCCTCCGTCGGAGTTGTGAAGGTCGAAGCCTCTAGCGGGCCCGTGTTTGCGGAGGGCGCGGCCTTCCGTCGCCTCGGGTCGAGCACCCACCCAATGACGCCTGAGGATCTTCGGCGGCGACTGGGCGAGGCACCATCGGAGCCCACGATAGAGCGCCTACTGACCGCCATTGCCGACCAAACGGGCGTCTTGAGTAGCCTTCTAGGCGACCACACGGCCACTGCACCTCTGCGACCCGCGGTCTTCGTGGGGTCCTCCTCGGAGGGTCTCAAAGTGGCCCACGCGGTCCAGGTCGCCCTTGACCGGTCGTGTGAGGTCGAGGTCTGGTCGCAGGGGGTTTTCGGGCTATCTCACGGCACCCTGGAGTCGCTGGTCCTGGCGCTCGAACGGTTTGACTTCGCCGTCTTGGTGCTGACGGCGGATGATCTCACCACGGCACGCGGTTCGACGAAGCCGACGGCTCGCGACAACGTCGTTTTCGAGCTCGGCCTGTTCGTTGGCGGCCTCGGTCGCGATCGCACCTTCATGCTTTACGACCGTACCGTACCGCCCTCCCTCCCATCAGATCTTGCCGGCGTGACCGCGGCCACGTTCGCACCTCATTCCTCCGGGAATCTCGAAGCTGCTGTTGGAGCACCATGCACCGTCATTCAACGCGCCATTGAGCGTGCAGGAGTGCGAGAGGGCAAGCGGGCGCGCCAACTCGACGAAGCAGCCGCCAGTGTGAGCGGCGTCAAAGTCTCTATGCAGCGCCTCCTTCGGCTTCTGGCCCACTCACGCAAGGTCGAGCTGGACATCATCGCCTCGCAGTTCGGACCCCTGATCAACTCAGAGAAACTCACCGAGATAAACCGTGATCTGCAGGACCTCGAAGCGATACTCAAGGAGAGGGACGGTGCCTAACAGCATGCAGCGGACGGCGCTACGCACCGCCGCTGATGCTGAGCGTTCGGCTGGCGGAGCAGTGAACGGTTGACGGCAGGGCAAAGACAGGCGTACGGTGCGTGCATGGACTATCGGGCTTTGATCACGATCG from Deltaproteobacteria bacterium encodes the following:
- a CDS encoding nucleotide-binding protein, with product MTDADIRDMVRGGEGPTVEFKAVVPDVRAFARLLASFANAEGGTVLIGVADDSRIVGTDTNSLAAKVSEVLKLLRPEPRTSVTTVVVDGASVGVVKVEASSGPVFAEGAAFRRLGSSTHPMTPEDLRRRLGEAPSEPTIERLLTAIADQTGVLSSLLGDHTATAPLRPAVFVGSSSEGLKVAHAVQVALDRSCEVEVWSQGVFGLSHGTLESLVLALERFDFAVLVLTADDLTTARGSTKPTARDNVVFELGLFVGGLGRDRTFMLYDRTVPPSLPSDLAGVTAATFAPHSSGNLEAAVGAPCTVIQRAIERAGVREGKRARQLDEAAASVSGVKVSMQRLLRLLAHSRKVELDIIASQFGPLINSEKLTEINRDLQDLEAILKERDGA